From the genome of Thermostichus vulcanus str. 'Rupite', one region includes:
- a CDS encoding Uma2 family endonuclease, with translation MIAAHRFTSSDLALMPEDGKRYEVIDGELYVTHQSSWQHQYAATRLAQFLNEWSDKTGLGIANTAPGLIFAEDDDVAPDVVWISHSRLQNALQEDGKLHSAPELVIEVISPGSRNANRDRQIKLKLYSRRGVQEYWILDPQQKQAEIYRRQEGSLVLIKTCLGQDVLDSPLLPDFTCSLEKLWPLSL, from the coding sequence ATGATTGCTGCCCACCGCTTTACGTCCTCGGATCTGGCCCTGATGCCGGAGGATGGCAAGCGCTATGAAGTCATTGATGGAGAGTTGTATGTGACCCATCAATCCAGTTGGCAACACCAATATGCTGCAACCCGCCTTGCTCAATTTCTGAATGAATGGAGCGATAAAACAGGCTTGGGCATAGCGAACACCGCACCGGGACTGATCTTTGCCGAAGATGACGATGTCGCCCCAGATGTGGTCTGGATCAGTCATAGTCGCCTACAAAACGCCCTGCAAGAAGATGGCAAACTGCACAGTGCCCCAGAATTGGTGATTGAAGTAATCAGCCCCGGATCCCGTAATGCCAACCGGGATCGCCAGATCAAGCTCAAACTCTATAGCCGTCGCGGGGTGCAAGAATACTGGATCCTGGATCCCCAGCAAAAACAAGCCGAAATCTATCGCCGCCAGGAGGGATCCCTGGTGTTGATCAAAACCTGTCTGGGGCAGGATGTTCTGGATTCCCCCTTGCTACCCGATTTCACTTGCTCTCTGGAAAAACTGTGGCCCTTGTCTCTATGA
- a CDS encoding TIGR02710 family CRISPR-associated CARF protein: MALVSMKTVLFVTVGGSPPPIITAIKKLNPERVIFVCSSTTVSQVTGSGTPCEIHKGSDVIERLPNIPTQANLGERFDPEQDVVVLESLDDLSECYRVIAAKMAEIRQDPGNIVQADYTGGTKTMSLALGLAGLDYEAKLFLTTGERTDTVRVNRGEMTMQVSLTPVMVERLLKQKVPPLVAQYNYPAALVELENLVVAQGMMPDDSRRVRNHRSLCLALDAWDRFDHLEAWAYLQPLMKQKWIQPLGLFLKRVMSSRGLIDPEFDGSQGSPGHGYEIVEDLLLNAERRASQQRFDDAVGRIYRALELLAQVRLKQKYEIETGNVDPQRLPEALRTHYQNRQGKIEIALRKSYELLSQLGGDPLGKLFQERQSLIADALQVRNHSLFAHGFQPITQSDYQKMQGSLVAFIREGVQLLAAELNFKKSSSSPQFPQDFLFEQP; the protein is encoded by the coding sequence GTGGCCCTTGTCTCTATGAAAACCGTTCTCTTTGTCACCGTAGGGGGATCCCCTCCTCCCATCATCACTGCCATCAAAAAGCTCAATCCTGAACGAGTCATATTTGTTTGCTCCAGCACAACCGTGTCTCAAGTTACAGGCTCAGGTACTCCCTGTGAGATTCACAAGGGATCCGATGTGATTGAACGGTTACCCAACATTCCAACTCAAGCCAATCTAGGAGAGCGATTTGATCCAGAACAAGATGTCGTCGTCTTAGAAAGTCTTGATGATCTTTCAGAGTGTTATCGAGTGATTGCTGCAAAGATGGCTGAGATTAGGCAGGATCCCGGCAACATTGTGCAAGCTGATTATACAGGCGGCACAAAAACCATGTCTCTAGCCCTAGGATTAGCAGGATTAGACTATGAGGCAAAATTATTTCTCACCACCGGAGAACGCACAGATACAGTTAGGGTCAATAGAGGAGAAATGACGATGCAGGTCAGCCTTACTCCTGTGATGGTAGAGCGTCTATTAAAGCAAAAAGTACCCCCATTAGTGGCTCAGTATAACTATCCTGCTGCTTTGGTGGAGCTTGAAAATCTGGTGGTTGCGCAAGGAATGATGCCCGATGATAGCAGGCGAGTTAGAAATCATCGATCTCTTTGCCTAGCTCTTGATGCCTGGGATCGTTTTGATCACCTGGAGGCGTGGGCATACCTACAGCCTCTGATGAAACAAAAATGGATCCAGCCGTTGGGGCTATTTCTCAAGCGGGTGATGAGTAGTCGGGGGCTGATTGATCCTGAGTTTGATGGATCCCAGGGATCCCCAGGTCATGGCTATGAGATTGTCGAGGATCTCCTGCTCAATGCTGAGCGGCGAGCCTCCCAACAGCGATTTGATGATGCAGTGGGTCGGATTTATCGGGCATTAGAGTTATTGGCTCAAGTTCGTCTCAAACAAAAGTATGAGATTGAGACCGGAAATGTGGATCCCCAGCGACTGCCTGAAGCTCTGCGCACCCATTATCAAAATCGCCAAGGCAAAATCGAGATCGCCCTGCGCAAAAGCTATGAGTTACTCAGCCAGTTGGGTGGGGATCCTTTGGGAAAATTGTTCCAGGAACGGCAGTCCTTGATTGCAGATGCCCTCCAGGTGCGAAACCACTCATTATTTGCCCATGGATTTCAGCCCATCACCCAAAGTGACTATCAAAAAATGCAGGGATCCCTGGTGGCTTTTATTCGAGAGGGTGTGCAACTGCTGGCTGCTGAACTCAATTTCAAAAAGTCCTCTTCGTCCCCTCAGTTTCCCCAGGACTTTCTGTTTGAGCAGCCCTGA